A region from the Phycodurus eques isolate BA_2022a chromosome 12, UOR_Pequ_1.1, whole genome shotgun sequence genome encodes:
- the akap11 gene encoding A-kinase anchor protein 11 isoform X2, with protein sequence MDARPRARGAPIKSGASVRKETMRDSGAQFVKSLLRSRKDLCRLNLELPSRDGTIVAEVHFVCLPGQSEGDVAVDQALASLPAGLREMLRNFHVHGLRNDEVQMLKDSRSLTEHKDAGPQCWLKAVCVLRHNPGASGQSAAGATSLAGLLGRYVAGIRYAVELQSLRSDEARRSEEDDTNRSVSSIEDDFVTALENLEEVEMGDGPSYRPFKRRDVASQTVPAHKRRKELSGTRIIIGSSSKKYAAKHKPGPEVSVTVQRSSGMETQWTYCSPGARLPSPTVQVSQSEESDCSSPSPIIFLDEVGYQKSMLAKLDIPQVPGGPRERVEDSDSEVSEFFDSFDQFDDLEDFSSESGTLTLPMDNDSAPAVQTTTVKSSAGGSATKYVSKGCSTKDMYPHCFDQPILPANVKKPTPLKLGSPYGPHSEVPDSPRPVQSPSEDNGGPLFSPINSSAFSPLVDSSGVLEYFWKRSEDGSNSTELRKPQDLCSLYKTYSDFANSLSKEILGSVCGYQSAIDINDNKNLSCVCQKKFTNSSGYTMKLSEIQETVTVAGLQKSSQSLKDGIQRFAADLVEMSLGSALRDLQKGVSICTTTLCQLAARLTSSVFQMAFHEIGMRQAYVLKERAVNGLANFLVGEAVSGALKEFLTVKKQVFHSTVTQFAADLAEELLFEGIMEVCQFSHPSTPLTPSDWSCGHGHEEEEEEEEEEVVTSYASDLSESVIQEAFIELSQADIAFTSQAAISVSPDNICYVRAENMSAHTCSTFANQELSSATVAYVLGTSGESAPCTVKEALFTVSGMASCIPVPQAGQAISHLKDPEDQHGSSLTYTSLSSPKKVTVFSSDNTTCTQTHIYSHGTQTPTCGKGCSLRKSPLQNFSGNMVDTIVTEACELISASKMKKHFDDCAGFLAKAVVSQRDTLDVPNAEMGGQKKTSNGGDDATPNLGQRSGRTPGTPPSTPQQPSEVSKEKQIKLFSKKLKSKLAKEFSPATPPPTPHYHTEPGPCPTENSPEADKTEFMLKLMRSLSEEADGNVDEEEEELLEDTGVSGTNKSDESEGHLQEVRQLSSHGLSNKEALHYAEQLACHIVSMATEIDALGVDDKVGEFAGPSERRCDSVAHFSEQTLNTLWVYAGEVAGEVINDVKRMLSSVQQRSHHGSPRRRSVNRLGSECLHHDHHQHHSLTGTDQSSDWRVERVAEQWSNNLLASVFRSPVSTSSSSSSGLSSAYPSCESVTDEYAGYLIRVLKKEGGNRELVLDQYASRLAYRSIKQGLAHASRKIKQRSSSARLYPSKSLPDEQKASGSEASPLKDIVESIVCLSCEDVQCCCRENHGQRDCIDLVNFAESLAYKITCDVTRMLRLSSVRLPKSLTDSCLYKKSNLENVTENLIRNSFSCPLLSKVSKARLYHSTGSLLDAGHSNRMMPVIEHYAKKIVDDTLKMSLASVGHSSRDHQRTPGPDRLSHTQRLSEGTVPGPAQGETTCCYCQALECPYCTKLSRHHHQSLLHRRRRGPGYQTRPERLHGLEIPKIHIDLEHRSAFAEQMVSMAMENAKRELSNTSLNADSGISHDGTSYADSVTAEVMTSALNVCQAASVSSPGREATESTVSQQLSVGDDSLGSWSNLSFEDDNSSFLHLSDSNGNSSSWSSLGLEGEPFDERMSSSPSDSDHTEDKEGEVKEESSGTLCDDTTQMQVSGTMLIILNSDSRELRRSPRHLTLDPQLRSLLQWAAASVAGVPLIQLSPDNELQQLPAVVQRLRERKWRVGELLHFLLRYCEETQPRAPPGEETPHVVRESQRVPLFKWLLEHT encoded by the exons ATGGACGCTCGCCCGCGTGCTCGAGGAGCTCCGATCAAGTCCGGGGCCTCTGTCAGAAAAGAG ACCATGCGTGACAGCGGAGCGCAGTTTGTCAAGAGCCTCTTACGGAGCCGAAAGGATCTTTGCCGTCTCAACCTGGAACTCCCGTCCAGAGACGGCACAATAGTCGCGGAG gttcattttgtttgtctgcCTGGTCAGAGTGAAGGCGACGTTGCTGTGGATCAG GCCCTGGCGTCCCTTCCGGCGGGGCTGCGCGAGATGCTCAGAAACTTCCACGTTCACGGCCTGAGGAACGATGAAGTTCAGATGCTCAAAGACTCGCGCAGTCTGACGGAGCACAAGGACGCTGGGCCTCAA TGCTGGCTAAAGGCTGTGTGCGTGCTGCGCCACAACCCCGGTGCCAGCGGGCAATCCGCAGCCGGCGCCACGTCGTTGGCAGGCCTTCTCGGACGCTACGTCGCCGGCATCCGCTACGCCGTGGAGCTGCAAAGCCTCCGCAGTGATGAAGCGAGGCGGTCGGAGGAAGACGACACCAACCGGTCCGTCTCGTCCATCGAGGACGACTTTGTCACTGCTCTGGAGAATCTCGAGGAGGTCGAAATGGGAGACGGCCCCT CTTATCGCCCTTTCAAAAGACGTGATGTGGCGTCACAGACAGTGCCTGCCCACAAGAGACGAAAGGAACTATCAGGCACCCGTATTATCATAGGCTCGTCTTCAAAGAAGTATGCAGCCAAACACAAACCGGGCCCGGAGGTTTCTGTCACAGTACAGAGGTCCTCGGGCATGGAAACCCAGTGGACTTACTGCAGTCCAGGAGCTCGTCTACCCTCACCGACAGTTCAAGTCAGTCAATCCGAAGAATCTGACTGCTCCAGCCCGAGCCCTATCATCTTTCTGGATGAGGTGGGCTATCAGAAGAGCATGTTGGCCAAGCTGGACATCCCTCAAGTGCCAGGAGGTCCCAGAGAGAGGGTGGAAGACTCTGACTCTGAAGTGAGTGAATTCTTTGACAGCTTTGACCAGTTTGATGATCTTGAAGATTTCAGTTCGGAGAGTGGCACTCTCACGCTGCCTATGGATAATGACAGTGCTCCAGCAGTACAGACTACCACTGTCAAATCTAGCGCTGGTGGTTCGGCAACCAAATACGTCTCCAAAGGCTGTTCAACAAAGGACATGTATCCTCACTGCTTTGATCAACCCATTCTCCCAGCCAATGTGAAAAAACCCACTCCCCTTAAACTAGGCTCCCCCTATGGACCTCACTCTGAGGTTCCTGACTCCCCACGACCAGTACAGAGTCCGTCTGAGGACAATGGTGGTCCACTCTTCAGTCCTATTAACTCCTCTGCATTTAGCCCCCTGGTGGATTCAAGTGGGGTGCTGGAATATTTCTGGAAGagaagtgaggatgggagcaaCAGCACTGAGTTACGAAAACCTCAAGATCTCTGCTCTTTGTATAAGACCTACTCAGACTTTGCCAACAGTCTCTCCAAAGAAATTCTTGGATCTGTCTGCGGGTACCAGTCCGCTATAGACATTAATGACAACAAGAATCTCAGTTGTGTATGCCAAAAGAAATTCACCAACTCCTCAGGCTACACAATGAAGCTGTCGGAAATCCAGGAGACTGTGACGGTGGCCGGGTTACAGAAATCATCCCAGTCTTTGAAGGATGGTATCCAGAGGTTTGCTGCTGACCTTGTAGAAATGAGCCTGGGCAGCGCCTTGCGGGACCTCCAAAAAGGCGTGTCTATTTGCACCACCACTTTGTGTCAGCTAGCTGCTAGACTCACCTCCTCAGTATTTCAGATGGCGTTCCATGAGATTGGCATGCGGCAGGCCTATGTGTTGAAGGAGCGAGCGGTGAATGGGTTAGCAAACTTCTTGGTCGGAGAGGCAGTATCTGGTGCTCTGAAAGAGTTCTTGACTGTGAAAAAGCAGGTTTTCCATAGCACGGTGACACAGTTTGCGGCTGATTTAGCCGAAGAGCTGCTGTTCGAAGGTATTATGGAGGTGTGTCAGTTCTCCCACCCGTCGACACCTCTAACCCCCAGTGATTGGTCTTGTGGCCATGGgcatgaggaagaagaagaagaggaggaggaggaggtggttaCCTCCTATGCTTCAGACTTGTCCGAGTCTGTTATCCAGGAGGCGTTCATTGAGCTTTCTCAGGCTGACATTGCCTTCACTAGCCAAGCAGCCATCAGTGTTTCTCCAGACAACATTTGTTACGTTCGTGCAGAGAATATGAGTGCTCACACCTGCAGCACATTTGCTAACCAGGAGCTTTCCAGTGCAACCGTAGCATATGTTCTGGGGACCTCAGGAGAAAGTGCCCCCTGCACAGTGAAGGAAGCCCTTTTCACTGTGTCAGGCATGGCTAGCTGTATCCCTGTGCCCCAAGCAGGCCAAGCCATCTCCCATCTAAAGGATCCTGAAGACCAGCATGGTTCTAGCTTAACGTATACTTCACTGTCCAGCCCTAAAAAAGTAACAGTATTTTCCTCCGATAACACCACATGTACGCAAACTCACATTTACAGCCATGGAACTCAAACACCCACCTGTGGAAAAGGATGCTCCCTTAGAAAATCACCACTCCAAAACTTCTCTGGCAACATGGTGGACACGATAGTGACTGAAGCTTGTGAGCTTATAAGTGCttctaaaatgaagaaacatttTGATGACTGTGCTGGTTTCCTTGCAAAGGCAGTCGTGAGCCAAAGGGACACTCTGGATGTGCCAAATGCAGAGATGGGTGGACAAAAGAAGACATCTAATGGTGGCGATGACGCAACTCCAAATTTGGGTCAAAGATCTGGTCGGACACCCGGCACTCCTCCGTCTACACCCCAGCAGCCCAGTGAAGTATCCAAggagaaacaaataaaactgtTCTCCAAGAAGTTAAAAAGCAAGTTGGCCAAAGAATTTTCTCCAGCAACCCCTCCTCCAACTCCGCACTATCACACTGAACCTGGCCCGTGTCCAACGGAAAACAGTCCAGAGGCAGACAAGACCGAGTTCATGTTAAAACTGATGAGATCACTTTCCGAGGAGGCAGATGGTAATgtggatgaagaggaggaagaattGCTAGAAGACACTGGTGTAAGTGGCACCAACAAATCGGACGAGTCAGAAGGTCACCTGCAGGAAGTGAGACAGTTGTCATCTCACGGGCTATCCAACAAGGAAGCTCTCCATTATGCTGAGCAGTTGGCATGTCATATAGTCTCAATGGCAACTGAGATAGATGCTCTCGGGGTCGATGACAAAGTAGGGGAATTCGCTGGTCCGAGTGAGAGAAGGTGTGACAGTGTGGCTCATTTCTCAGAGCAAACTTTGAACACCTTGTGGGTGTATGCGGGGGAGGTGGCCGGGGAGGTAATCAATGACGTGAAGAGGATGCTGAGCTCTGTCCAGCAGCGCTCTCATCATGGTTCTCCCAGAAGAAGAAGTGTCAACCGTCTGGGCTCGGAATGTTTGCATCACGATCACCACCAACACCACTCTCTTACCGGAACAGATCAGAGTAGTGACTGGAGGGTGGAGAGAGTGGCTGAGCAATGGTCAAACAATCTCCTAGCCTCTGTTTTCCGGTCGCCTGTCTCCACATCAAGTAGTTCCAGTTCTGGATTGTCCTCCGCGTATCCCAGCTGTGAGAGTGTGACAGATGAATACGCCGGCTACCTCATTAGGGTGCTAAAAAAAGAGGGAGGCAATCGGGAGTTAGTCCTCGATCAGTATGCTAGTCGTCTGGCGTACCGGTCCATCAAACAAGGTTTGGCTCATGCTAGTCGCAAGATAAAACAGAGATCTTCCAGTGCCCGTCTTTATCCCTCAAAGTCATTACCAGATGAACAGAAGGCATCGGGTAGTGAGGCCTCACCACTCAAGGACATAGTGGAGTCAATAGTTTGTCTCTCGTGTGAGGATGTGCAGTGTTGTTGCAGAGAAAATCATGGCCAGAGGGACTGCATTGATCTGGTGAACTTTGCCGAATCTTTAGCATACAAGATCACGTGTGATGTTACACGAATGCTTCGTCTATCTTCTGTACGTCTCCCAAAGTCTCTCACTGACTCTTGTCTCTATAAGAAATCCAATCTTGAAAACGTGACAGAAAACCTCATTAGGAACTCATTCTCCTGCCCTCTACTGTCCAAGGTCAGTAAGGCTAGACTTTACCACAGCACGGGAAGCTTGCTTGATGCCGGCCACAGCAATAGGATGATGCCGGTCATTGAGCACTATGCAAAGAAAATAGTTGATGACACTCTAAAGATGAGCTTGGCTTCAGTTGGGCATTCATCCCGGGATCATCAGAGGACCCCTGGCCCAGACAGACTCTCACACACCCAAAGGCTGTCTGAAGGGACGGTGCCAGGTCCCGCCCAGGGAGAGACAACCTGCTGTTACTGTCAGGCTCTGGAGTGCCCCTACTGCACCAAACTTAGTCGGCATCACCACCAGTCTCTATTGCACAGGAGGAGAAGAGGCCCAGGGTATCAAACCAGGCCAGAGCGCCTCCATGGGCTGGAGATTCCTAAAATCCATATCGACCTGGAACACAGGTCGGCATTTGCGGAACAGATGGTGTCTATGGCGATGGAGAACGCAAAACGCGAGCTGAGCAACACCAGCCTTAACGCAGACAGTGGCATCAGCCATGATGGAACTAGCTACGCGGACAGTGTCACTGCTGAGGTCATGACCTCCGCACTTAACGTCTGCCAAGCGGCCAGTGTCAG CTCTCCAGGCAGGGAAGCCACAGAATCCACTGTGTCCCAGCAGTTGAGTGTCGGGGATGACAGTTTGGGCAGCTGGTCCAACCTCAGCTTTGAGGATGACAACAGCAGCTTCCTTCACCTCAGTGACAG CAATGGAAACAGCAGCAGCTGGAGCAGTCTTGGCCTGGAGGGGGAGCCCTTTGACGAACGCATGTCATCCTCGCCTTCAGACAG
- the akap11 gene encoding A-kinase anchor protein 11 isoform X3: MRDSGAQFVKSLLRSRKDLCRLNLELPSRDGTIVAEVHFVCLPGQSEGDVAVDQALASLPAGLREMLRNFHVHGLRNDEVQMLKDSRSLTEHKDAGPQCWLKAVCVLRHNPGASGQSAAGATSLAGLLGRYVAGIRYAVELQSLRSDEARRSEEDDTNRSVSSIEDDFVTALENLEEVEMGDGPSYRPFKRRDVASQTVPAHKRRKELSGTRIIIGSSSKKYAAKHKPGPEVSVTVQRSSGMETQWTYCSPGARLPSPTVQVSQSEESDCSSPSPIIFLDEVGYQKSMLAKLDIPQVPGGPRERVEDSDSEVSEFFDSFDQFDDLEDFSSESGTLTLPMDNDSAPAVQTTTVKSSAGGSATKYVSKGCSTKDMYPHCFDQPILPANVKKPTPLKLGSPYGPHSEVPDSPRPVQSPSEDNGGPLFSPINSSAFSPLVDSSGVLEYFWKRSEDGSNSTELRKPQDLCSLYKTYSDFANSLSKEILGSVCGYQSAIDINDNKNLSCVCQKKFTNSSGYTMKLSEIQETVTVAGLQKSSQSLKDGIQRFAADLVEMSLGSALRDLQKGVSICTTTLCQLAARLTSSVFQMAFHEIGMRQAYVLKERAVNGLANFLVGEAVSGALKEFLTVKKQVFHSTVTQFAADLAEELLFEGIMEVCQFSHPSTPLTPSDWSCGHGHEEEEEEEEEEVVTSYASDLSESVIQEAFIELSQADIAFTSQAAISVSPDNICYVRAENMSAHTCSTFANQELSSATVAYVLGTSGESAPCTVKEALFTVSGMASCIPVPQAGQAISHLKDPEDQHGSSLTYTSLSSPKKVTVFSSDNTTCTQTHIYSHGTQTPTCGKGCSLRKSPLQNFSGNMVDTIVTEACELISASKMKKHFDDCAGFLAKAVVSQRDTLDVPNAEMGGQKKTSNGGDDATPNLGQRSGRTPGTPPSTPQQPSEVSKEKQIKLFSKKLKSKLAKEFSPATPPPTPHYHTEPGPCPTENSPEADKTEFMLKLMRSLSEEADGNVDEEEEELLEDTGVSGTNKSDESEGHLQEVRQLSSHGLSNKEALHYAEQLACHIVSMATEIDALGVDDKVGEFAGPSERRCDSVAHFSEQTLNTLWVYAGEVAGEVINDVKRMLSSVQQRSHHGSPRRRSVNRLGSECLHHDHHQHHSLTGTDQSSDWRVERVAEQWSNNLLASVFRSPVSTSSSSSSGLSSAYPSCESVTDEYAGYLIRVLKKEGGNRELVLDQYASRLAYRSIKQGLAHASRKIKQRSSSARLYPSKSLPDEQKASGSEASPLKDIVESIVCLSCEDVQCCCRENHGQRDCIDLVNFAESLAYKITCDVTRMLRLSSVRLPKSLTDSCLYKKSNLENVTENLIRNSFSCPLLSKVSKARLYHSTGSLLDAGHSNRMMPVIEHYAKKIVDDTLKMSLASVGHSSRDHQRTPGPDRLSHTQRLSEGTVPGPAQGETTCCYCQALECPYCTKLSRHHHQSLLHRRRRGPGYQTRPERLHGLEIPKIHIDLEHRSAFAEQMVSMAMENAKRELSNTSLNADSGISHDGTSYADSVTAEVMTSALNVCQAASVSSPGREATESTVSQQLSVGDDSLGSWSNLSFEDDNSSFLHLSDSNGNSSSWSSLGLEGEPFDERMSSSPSDSDHTEDKEGEVKEESSGTLCDDTTQMQVSGTMLIILNSDSRELRRSPRHLTLDPQLRSLLQWAAASVAGVPLIQLSPDNELQQLPAVVQRLRERKWRVGELLHFLLRYCEETQPRAPPGEETPHVVRESQRVPLFKWLLEHT, translated from the exons ATGCGTGACAGCGGAGCGCAGTTTGTCAAGAGCCTCTTACGGAGCCGAAAGGATCTTTGCCGTCTCAACCTGGAACTCCCGTCCAGAGACGGCACAATAGTCGCGGAG gttcattttgtttgtctgcCTGGTCAGAGTGAAGGCGACGTTGCTGTGGATCAG GCCCTGGCGTCCCTTCCGGCGGGGCTGCGCGAGATGCTCAGAAACTTCCACGTTCACGGCCTGAGGAACGATGAAGTTCAGATGCTCAAAGACTCGCGCAGTCTGACGGAGCACAAGGACGCTGGGCCTCAA TGCTGGCTAAAGGCTGTGTGCGTGCTGCGCCACAACCCCGGTGCCAGCGGGCAATCCGCAGCCGGCGCCACGTCGTTGGCAGGCCTTCTCGGACGCTACGTCGCCGGCATCCGCTACGCCGTGGAGCTGCAAAGCCTCCGCAGTGATGAAGCGAGGCGGTCGGAGGAAGACGACACCAACCGGTCCGTCTCGTCCATCGAGGACGACTTTGTCACTGCTCTGGAGAATCTCGAGGAGGTCGAAATGGGAGACGGCCCCT CTTATCGCCCTTTCAAAAGACGTGATGTGGCGTCACAGACAGTGCCTGCCCACAAGAGACGAAAGGAACTATCAGGCACCCGTATTATCATAGGCTCGTCTTCAAAGAAGTATGCAGCCAAACACAAACCGGGCCCGGAGGTTTCTGTCACAGTACAGAGGTCCTCGGGCATGGAAACCCAGTGGACTTACTGCAGTCCAGGAGCTCGTCTACCCTCACCGACAGTTCAAGTCAGTCAATCCGAAGAATCTGACTGCTCCAGCCCGAGCCCTATCATCTTTCTGGATGAGGTGGGCTATCAGAAGAGCATGTTGGCCAAGCTGGACATCCCTCAAGTGCCAGGAGGTCCCAGAGAGAGGGTGGAAGACTCTGACTCTGAAGTGAGTGAATTCTTTGACAGCTTTGACCAGTTTGATGATCTTGAAGATTTCAGTTCGGAGAGTGGCACTCTCACGCTGCCTATGGATAATGACAGTGCTCCAGCAGTACAGACTACCACTGTCAAATCTAGCGCTGGTGGTTCGGCAACCAAATACGTCTCCAAAGGCTGTTCAACAAAGGACATGTATCCTCACTGCTTTGATCAACCCATTCTCCCAGCCAATGTGAAAAAACCCACTCCCCTTAAACTAGGCTCCCCCTATGGACCTCACTCTGAGGTTCCTGACTCCCCACGACCAGTACAGAGTCCGTCTGAGGACAATGGTGGTCCACTCTTCAGTCCTATTAACTCCTCTGCATTTAGCCCCCTGGTGGATTCAAGTGGGGTGCTGGAATATTTCTGGAAGagaagtgaggatgggagcaaCAGCACTGAGTTACGAAAACCTCAAGATCTCTGCTCTTTGTATAAGACCTACTCAGACTTTGCCAACAGTCTCTCCAAAGAAATTCTTGGATCTGTCTGCGGGTACCAGTCCGCTATAGACATTAATGACAACAAGAATCTCAGTTGTGTATGCCAAAAGAAATTCACCAACTCCTCAGGCTACACAATGAAGCTGTCGGAAATCCAGGAGACTGTGACGGTGGCCGGGTTACAGAAATCATCCCAGTCTTTGAAGGATGGTATCCAGAGGTTTGCTGCTGACCTTGTAGAAATGAGCCTGGGCAGCGCCTTGCGGGACCTCCAAAAAGGCGTGTCTATTTGCACCACCACTTTGTGTCAGCTAGCTGCTAGACTCACCTCCTCAGTATTTCAGATGGCGTTCCATGAGATTGGCATGCGGCAGGCCTATGTGTTGAAGGAGCGAGCGGTGAATGGGTTAGCAAACTTCTTGGTCGGAGAGGCAGTATCTGGTGCTCTGAAAGAGTTCTTGACTGTGAAAAAGCAGGTTTTCCATAGCACGGTGACACAGTTTGCGGCTGATTTAGCCGAAGAGCTGCTGTTCGAAGGTATTATGGAGGTGTGTCAGTTCTCCCACCCGTCGACACCTCTAACCCCCAGTGATTGGTCTTGTGGCCATGGgcatgaggaagaagaagaagaggaggaggaggaggtggttaCCTCCTATGCTTCAGACTTGTCCGAGTCTGTTATCCAGGAGGCGTTCATTGAGCTTTCTCAGGCTGACATTGCCTTCACTAGCCAAGCAGCCATCAGTGTTTCTCCAGACAACATTTGTTACGTTCGTGCAGAGAATATGAGTGCTCACACCTGCAGCACATTTGCTAACCAGGAGCTTTCCAGTGCAACCGTAGCATATGTTCTGGGGACCTCAGGAGAAAGTGCCCCCTGCACAGTGAAGGAAGCCCTTTTCACTGTGTCAGGCATGGCTAGCTGTATCCCTGTGCCCCAAGCAGGCCAAGCCATCTCCCATCTAAAGGATCCTGAAGACCAGCATGGTTCTAGCTTAACGTATACTTCACTGTCCAGCCCTAAAAAAGTAACAGTATTTTCCTCCGATAACACCACATGTACGCAAACTCACATTTACAGCCATGGAACTCAAACACCCACCTGTGGAAAAGGATGCTCCCTTAGAAAATCACCACTCCAAAACTTCTCTGGCAACATGGTGGACACGATAGTGACTGAAGCTTGTGAGCTTATAAGTGCttctaaaatgaagaaacatttTGATGACTGTGCTGGTTTCCTTGCAAAGGCAGTCGTGAGCCAAAGGGACACTCTGGATGTGCCAAATGCAGAGATGGGTGGACAAAAGAAGACATCTAATGGTGGCGATGACGCAACTCCAAATTTGGGTCAAAGATCTGGTCGGACACCCGGCACTCCTCCGTCTACACCCCAGCAGCCCAGTGAAGTATCCAAggagaaacaaataaaactgtTCTCCAAGAAGTTAAAAAGCAAGTTGGCCAAAGAATTTTCTCCAGCAACCCCTCCTCCAACTCCGCACTATCACACTGAACCTGGCCCGTGTCCAACGGAAAACAGTCCAGAGGCAGACAAGACCGAGTTCATGTTAAAACTGATGAGATCACTTTCCGAGGAGGCAGATGGTAATgtggatgaagaggaggaagaattGCTAGAAGACACTGGTGTAAGTGGCACCAACAAATCGGACGAGTCAGAAGGTCACCTGCAGGAAGTGAGACAGTTGTCATCTCACGGGCTATCCAACAAGGAAGCTCTCCATTATGCTGAGCAGTTGGCATGTCATATAGTCTCAATGGCAACTGAGATAGATGCTCTCGGGGTCGATGACAAAGTAGGGGAATTCGCTGGTCCGAGTGAGAGAAGGTGTGACAGTGTGGCTCATTTCTCAGAGCAAACTTTGAACACCTTGTGGGTGTATGCGGGGGAGGTGGCCGGGGAGGTAATCAATGACGTGAAGAGGATGCTGAGCTCTGTCCAGCAGCGCTCTCATCATGGTTCTCCCAGAAGAAGAAGTGTCAACCGTCTGGGCTCGGAATGTTTGCATCACGATCACCACCAACACCACTCTCTTACCGGAACAGATCAGAGTAGTGACTGGAGGGTGGAGAGAGTGGCTGAGCAATGGTCAAACAATCTCCTAGCCTCTGTTTTCCGGTCGCCTGTCTCCACATCAAGTAGTTCCAGTTCTGGATTGTCCTCCGCGTATCCCAGCTGTGAGAGTGTGACAGATGAATACGCCGGCTACCTCATTAGGGTGCTAAAAAAAGAGGGAGGCAATCGGGAGTTAGTCCTCGATCAGTATGCTAGTCGTCTGGCGTACCGGTCCATCAAACAAGGTTTGGCTCATGCTAGTCGCAAGATAAAACAGAGATCTTCCAGTGCCCGTCTTTATCCCTCAAAGTCATTACCAGATGAACAGAAGGCATCGGGTAGTGAGGCCTCACCACTCAAGGACATAGTGGAGTCAATAGTTTGTCTCTCGTGTGAGGATGTGCAGTGTTGTTGCAGAGAAAATCATGGCCAGAGGGACTGCATTGATCTGGTGAACTTTGCCGAATCTTTAGCATACAAGATCACGTGTGATGTTACACGAATGCTTCGTCTATCTTCTGTACGTCTCCCAAAGTCTCTCACTGACTCTTGTCTCTATAAGAAATCCAATCTTGAAAACGTGACAGAAAACCTCATTAGGAACTCATTCTCCTGCCCTCTACTGTCCAAGGTCAGTAAGGCTAGACTTTACCACAGCACGGGAAGCTTGCTTGATGCCGGCCACAGCAATAGGATGATGCCGGTCATTGAGCACTATGCAAAGAAAATAGTTGATGACACTCTAAAGATGAGCTTGGCTTCAGTTGGGCATTCATCCCGGGATCATCAGAGGACCCCTGGCCCAGACAGACTCTCACACACCCAAAGGCTGTCTGAAGGGACGGTGCCAGGTCCCGCCCAGGGAGAGACAACCTGCTGTTACTGTCAGGCTCTGGAGTGCCCCTACTGCACCAAACTTAGTCGGCATCACCACCAGTCTCTATTGCACAGGAGGAGAAGAGGCCCAGGGTATCAAACCAGGCCAGAGCGCCTCCATGGGCTGGAGATTCCTAAAATCCATATCGACCTGGAACACAGGTCGGCATTTGCGGAACAGATGGTGTCTATGGCGATGGAGAACGCAAAACGCGAGCTGAGCAACACCAGCCTTAACGCAGACAGTGGCATCAGCCATGATGGAACTAGCTACGCGGACAGTGTCACTGCTGAGGTCATGACCTCCGCACTTAACGTCTGCCAAGCGGCCAGTGTCAG CTCTCCAGGCAGGGAAGCCACAGAATCCACTGTGTCCCAGCAGTTGAGTGTCGGGGATGACAGTTTGGGCAGCTGGTCCAACCTCAGCTTTGAGGATGACAACAGCAGCTTCCTTCACCTCAGTGACAG CAATGGAAACAGCAGCAGCTGGAGCAGTCTTGGCCTGGAGGGGGAGCCCTTTGACGAACGCATGTCATCCTCGCCTTCAGACAG